Proteins from a single region of Haloterrigena alkaliphila:
- a CDS encoding DUF7547 family protein produces the protein MADHDDELADAVRELTRTIDDLRTELESTRPRSRRRPPFPRPPTPRELLRVTDEVAIPAAIAVLETSVRALKGFQRALELARTEREVRDRTTDATAATSERARDLRQSTLDRLDTVLSELQRAASDGTLPADESARELLSEARALREDVDRRLRGAGDDLERRERESSAAADAIRIDIEDGDVRDETADDDPDPGVDVDAELETLKDQFGADDDGDGTSDGGDPSSSSADDDGNESGENGAPQNSGSRDDSDDDRPDGAGGENGL, from the coding sequence ATGGCCGATCACGACGACGAACTCGCCGATGCCGTCCGCGAACTCACGCGGACGATCGACGACCTCCGGACCGAACTCGAGTCGACCCGGCCGCGGTCGCGACGCCGCCCGCCGTTCCCCCGACCGCCGACGCCTCGGGAACTCCTTCGGGTCACCGACGAGGTCGCGATCCCCGCCGCGATCGCGGTCCTCGAGACCAGCGTCCGCGCCCTGAAGGGGTTCCAGCGGGCCCTGGAACTCGCCCGGACCGAACGGGAGGTGCGCGATCGGACGACCGACGCGACGGCCGCGACGAGCGAGCGCGCCCGGGACCTCCGGCAGTCGACCCTCGACCGACTCGACACCGTCCTGTCGGAACTCCAGCGGGCCGCGTCGGACGGCACGCTCCCCGCCGACGAGAGCGCTCGCGAGTTGCTCTCCGAAGCCCGGGCGTTGCGCGAAGACGTCGATCGTCGCCTCCGGGGCGCCGGTGACGATCTCGAGCGGCGCGAGCGCGAGTCGTCGGCGGCAGCCGACGCGATCCGAATCGACATCGAAGACGGAGACGTCCGCGACGAGACGGCCGACGACGACCCGGATCCGGGCGTCGACGTCGACGCCGAACTCGAGACGTTGAAGGATCAGTTCGGAGCCGACGACGACGGTGATGGAACGAGCGACGGCGGTGATCCCAGTAGCTCGAGCGCTGACGACGACGGTAACGAGAGCGGCGAAAACGGGGCGCCGCAGAACTCCGGCAGTCGTGATGACAGCGATGATGACCGTCCCGACGGAGCCGGCGGCGAGAACGGCCTCTAG
- a CDS encoding DUF7504 family protein, translating into MADNHGGAMLEQAGFAQTLATLKQEGSNVLLVGAETVDAHGGLCHRLLGDSADESRYRLFVTDGGAYRSNADHGRSGPGHDPDAPSVRTIDYTGLEITASGSEELSDRTPLGTLGIEIIETIDDFEDDAGGLEPAQLRLCADSLTPLLEEHSVEKVFRLLHMVTSRVAHGQGMGHYHLPLGRDHDAVRLFEPLFDAVVEIRVRDGRFEQRWQLRDEETTTDWLPF; encoded by the coding sequence ATGGCAGATAACCACGGGGGAGCGATGCTGGAGCAAGCGGGCTTTGCACAGACGCTCGCGACGCTCAAGCAGGAAGGGAGCAACGTCTTGCTCGTCGGTGCGGAGACGGTCGATGCGCACGGGGGACTCTGTCACCGACTCCTGGGGGACTCGGCGGACGAGTCGCGCTATCGCCTGTTCGTCACCGACGGCGGCGCGTACCGCTCAAATGCGGACCACGGACGCTCGGGGCCGGGCCACGACCCGGACGCACCGTCGGTCCGAACGATCGATTACACCGGCCTCGAGATCACCGCATCGGGGTCCGAAGAACTGAGCGACCGGACGCCGCTCGGGACCCTCGGCATCGAAATAATCGAGACGATCGACGACTTCGAGGACGACGCCGGCGGCCTCGAGCCCGCACAGCTCCGACTGTGCGCCGATTCGCTCACGCCGCTGCTCGAGGAGCACTCGGTCGAGAAGGTGTTCCGCCTCCTGCACATGGTCACGTCGCGCGTGGCCCACGGGCAGGGGATGGGCCACTACCACCTCCCGCTCGGGCGCGATCACGACGCCGTCCGCCTGTTCGAACCGCTGTTCGATGCGGTCGTCGAGATTCGCGTCCGCGACGGGAGGTTCGAACAGCGGTGGCAACTCCGCGACGAGGAGACGACGACCGACTGGCTTCCGTTTTGA